Genomic segment of Eleutherodactylus coqui strain aEleCoq1 chromosome 1, aEleCoq1.hap1, whole genome shotgun sequence:
tctgcagaccgttgcacctggcattagggacagaagtgctgcataggcagggagagtgttaggagtgagtgtagccttcaagaacctcaacggtcctttctagggccatatttatccgtgtgcagtactgtccaggctgctgttagctgtgctgcatttttttttgcttctcaaaatcgcctctgcagaccattgcaccctccattgatactgcagggaaagaattgtataggcagggccacaacacagttattattcatagaatatacgcagtgctgccttttggtggaaaaaaactgaaaacaaatctatttgtccagcctctgtccgtcctaagggcggtggacacgtgtgagctgcttgaacaacattgctaaatcagacgcacccagctacgctttactgctggcttcgccatttgctttccttaattgggaaaaaaatacctgctctccaagagttataataactctgctaccctcacgttctgtgacacataagcagggacacagcacagttattaaacttctcatgttcattgaatatacgcagtgctgccttttggtggaaaaaaactgaaaacaaatctatttgtccagcctctgtccgtcctaagggcggtggacacgtgtgagctgcgtgaacaacattgctaaatcagacgcacccagctacgctttactgctggcttcgccatttgctttccttaattgggaaaaaaatacctgctctccaagagttataataactctgctaccctcacgttctgtgacacataagcagggacacagcacagttattaaacttctcatgttcattgaatatacgcagtgctgccttttggtggaaaaaaactgaaaacaaatctatttgtccagcctctgtccgtcctaagggcggtggacacgtgtgagctgcttgaacaacattgctaaatcagacgcacccagctacgctttactgctggcttcgccatttgctttccttaattgggaaaaaaatacctgctctccaagagttataataactctgctaccctcacgttctgtgacacattggcagggacacagcacagttattaaacttctcatgttcattgaatatacgcagtgctgccttttggtggaaaaacaagtgaaaacaaatctatttgtccagcctctgtccgtccttacgggcggtggacacgtgtgagctgcgtgaaaaacattgctaaatcatacgcacccagctacgctttactgctggcttcgccatttgctttccttaattgggaaaaaaaatacctgctctgccagagttataataactctgctaccctcacgttctgtgacacattagcagggacacagcacagttattaaacttagattattcattcactagaggcagtggggcctttcgttttccaaaaagggaaaaaattatatttggcctgcagtcttgcgccaatttatttcctgcctgtgaaatcaaatcactggtaatacagcatgctgaggggtaggggtaggcctagaggacgtggacgcggccgaggacgcggagggccaagtcagggtgtgggcacaggccgagctcctgatcccggtgtgtcgcagccgactgctgcgcgattaggagagaggcacgtttctggcgtccccacattcatcgcccaattaatgggtccacgcgggagacggttattagaaaatgagcagtgtgagcaggtcctgtcctggatggcagaaagtgcttcgagcaacctatcgtcaacacgcagttctgcgccgtccactgctgcaaatccgaatcctctgtctgctgctcctccttcctcccagcctcctcactccactacaatgacacctgctcaggagcgggaacactcccaggaactgttctcgggcccctgcttagattgggcagcagcggttcctctcccaccagaggagtttatcgtcactgatgcccaaccattcgaaagttcccggggtccgagggaagaggctggggacttccgccaactgtctcaacaactttctgtgggtgaggaggatgatgacgatcagacacagttgtcttgcagtgaggtagtagtaagggcagtaagtccaagggagcagcgcacagaggattcggaggaagagcagcaggacgatgaggtgactgaccccacctggtgtgcaacgcttactcaggaggacaggtcttcagagggggagtcaagggcatcagcagggcaggttgcaagaggcagtgcggtggccagggccaggggtagaggcagggccagaccgaataatccaccaagtgtttcccaaagcgccccctcgcgccatgccaccctgcagaggccgaggtgctctaaggtctggcagtttttcacagagacgcctgacgaccgacgaacagtggtgtgcaacctttgttgcgcaaagctcagccggggagccaacaccaacagcctcaccaccaccaccatgcgcagacatatgatggccaagcaccccacaaggtgggacgaaggccgttcaccgcctccggtttgcacccctgcctctccccctgtgccccaacctgccactgagatgcaacccccctctgaggacacaggcactaccgcctcatggcctgcacccacaccctcatctccgctgtcctcggccccatccagcagtgtagttcagcgcaccgttcagccgtcgcttgcgcaagtgttcgagcgcaagcgcaagtacgccgccacgcacccgcacgctcaaacgttaaccgtccgcatagcaaaattcatcagccttgagatgctgccgtatagggttgtggaaactgagtccttcaaaagtatcatggaggcggcggccccgcgctactcagttcccagtcgccactacttttcccgatgtgccgtcccagccctgcacgaccacgtctcccgcaacattgtgcgcgccctcaccaacgcggttactgccacggtccacttaactacggacacgtggacaagcacaggcgggcagggccactacatctccctgacggcacattgggtgaatttagtggaggctgggacagagtcagagcctgggaccactcacgtcctacccacccccagaattgcgggccccagctcggtgctggtatctgcggaggtgtatgcttcctccactaaagcaccctcctcctcctcctcctcctctgtctcgcaatcaagatgtgttagcagcagcatgtcgccagcagtcggtgtcgcgcggtgtggcagcacagcggtgggcaagcgtcagcaggccgtgctgaaactactcagcttaggcgataagaggcacacggcccacgaactgctgcagggtctgacagagcagaccgaccgctggcttgcgccgctgagcctccaaccgggcatggtcgtgtgtgacaacgggcgtaacctggtggcggttctgcagcttggcagcctcacgcacgtgccatgcctggcccacgtctttaatttggtggttcagcgctttctgaaaagctacccacgcttgtcagacctgctcgtaaaggcgcgccggctctgcgcacatttccgcaagtcccacacggacgctgccaccctgcgcaccttgcaacatcactttaagctgccagtgcaccgactgctgtgcgacgtgcccacacggtggaactctacgctccacatgttggccaggctctatgaacaacgtagagctatagtcgaataccaactcaaacatgggcggcgcagtggcagccagcctcctcaattcctttcagaagagtgggcctggttggcagacatctgccatgtccttggtaattttgaggagtctacccaggtggtgagcggcgatgctacaatcattagcgtcaccattcctctgctatgcatcttgagaaattccctgcaaaccataaaggcagctgctttgcgctcggaaacgggggcgggggaagacagtatgccgctggatagtcagggcaccctcctgtctatttctcagcgcatacaggaggaggaggaggagcatgaggaggatgaggaggagggggaagagacagcttgggccgctgctgacggtacaccggctgattgcctgtcatcctttcagcgtgtatggcctgaggaggaggaggaggaggaggaggatcctgaaagtgatcttcctagtgaggacagccatgtgttgcgtactggtaccctggcacacatggctgacttcatgttaggatgcctttctcgtgaccctcgcgttgcacgcattctggccacgacggattactgggtgtacacactgctcgatccacggtataaggagaacctgcccactctgattcccgaagaggaaaggggttcgagagtgttgctataccacaggacccttgcggacaagctgatggtaaaattcccagccgacagcgctagtggcagaaggcgcagtaccgagggcaaggtagcaggggatgtgcgtagatcgagcagcatgtacatcccaggcagtgcaacagtctttaagggcctggccagctttatggctccccaccaagactgtgtcaccgctccccagtcacggctgagtcggcgggagcactgtaaaaggatggtgagggagtacgtagcggatcacacgaccatccttggtgacgcctctgccccctacaactactgggtgtcgaagctggacacgtggcctgaactagccctgtatgcccttgaggtgcttgcttgtcctgcggctagcgtcttgtcggaaagggtgtttagtgcggctgggggaatcatcacagataagcgtagccgcttgtcaaccgacagtgccgacaggctaacactcatcaagatgaacaaaggctggatttccccagacttctgttctccaccagcggacagcagcgatacgtaagcaatacgtaggctgcacccacggatggaagctacgttctctctcaccatccaaaacggggacatttctgcttcatcaatctgtgtctaatattcctcctcctcctcctcctgctcctcctcctgaaacctcacgtgatcacgctgaacgggcaatttttcttagggccacaaggctcactcaaataatttttcagaacaatttttataagtttcaattagcttaaaagcgttggaactttaacttgaaccaatttttcgttacactgggctgcctccaggcctagttaccacttaagccacattaaccaaagcgattcacctgccatcttggttgggcatggccaatttttactgaggtacattagtactgttggtacaccaattttttggggccctcacctacagtgtaatcatagtaatttgtatgttcttcgcctgcactcatggtacagaaaggtgtgtggggttggcctacactttagctacataaatgtcacttgtgccttggctatactaaggctactgaaatggaactaagactgcgctcccgctatactgctgcttcagaattgttactggggcctgtcttgagtgctactattgcttacatggaacgaagactgcgctcccgctatactgctgcttcggaattgttactggggcctgtcttgagtgctactattgcttacatggaacgaagactgcgctcccgctatactgctgcttcagaattgttactggggcctgtcttgagtgctactattgctgacatggaacggacacgtggagaggacacgtagtgcctcaaaaacatccccctcctcctccaacagggaaaacattgttggcaaatgcctttgcattggttcgtctggtggcagtccaagaatttcacctttaccgacactacaagagagcccccccaccatccccccgccacggcctacttaatcctggccacattccgaaaaccaacaaaatacaaccgtgctactaggtccgcagtcaccaccacattaccaccaacgcggttactgttaaggtgcatataaccacggacacgtggagaggacacatagtgcctcaaaaacatccccctcctcctccaacagggaaaacattgttggcaaatgcctttgcattggttcgtctggtggcagtccaagaatttcacctttaccgacactacaagagagcccccccaccatccccccgccacggcctacttaatcctggccacattccgaaaaccaacaaaatacaaccgtgctactaggtccgcagtaaccaccacattaccaccaacgcggtaactgttaaggtgcatattaccagtctgactggggcatgcagacaccttgacagaatgaatagtgtgtggcacataggttccccattgctatgcccaggtgtgcagctcctgatggcggtggcacaggattatatttctcattgcttctgtacagcattgtgggctatcgccccgcccctattaaagagggtcgctacctagccgtgccaaccctgtgcagtgtgtgcctgcggtccctcgtcgtggcagacgcacttctaaatagacatgagggtggtgtggcatgagggcagctgaaggctgcgcagggacagtttggtgtgcgctgtgggggggagggggtgcggttgggcagcatgtaacccaggagaagtgtgagtggtgtgtcatgcaggcagtgattgtgctttgttggaggtagtgtggtgcttagcaaaggtatgccatgctaatgagggcttttcagaagtaaaagttgttggggggggggggggcactcttgccgctattgtggcttaatagtgggacctgtgaacttgagatgcagcccaacatgtagcccctcgcctgccctatccgtcactgtgtcattcccatcactttcctgaattgcccagattttcacacatgaaaaccttagcgagcatcggcgaaatacaaaaatgttctggtcgcccattgacttcaatggggttcgttgttcgaaacgaaccctcgagcatcacgggaagttcgttccgaataacgaacacccgaacattttggtgttcgctcatctctagttataacctgtCTTTCAGTCAGCATGAAAAACCATAGCTGTATCATGGGATGCTCCCTGCTcacacttcacatagaaggtgaaacactgagcaagaagcctatgatccagctgtgttctctgcctgtctaaatgctctgcacaagcaccaacaaccttagcggtgatgtccgCGTTCATGCAGTCGTTTAGTTGACTATCCTCTCGTCTAAATGGGACACTCACATTGTTTGCGAGCCAGGATACATAACATACCATCGTAAGCAATTAAGTCACTGTTAACCTTTCTAGACAAGTAATGTTCTTTCTCAATTGCAAAACCAGTTTTAATCACTGTCTGTCTTATAAAATCTCTATCTACTGTCAGAGCGAAGAACTTATACTTCCCCACCACATAGTAGCTCATATTCACTGCTGAGAACAGTATTAGCTGCCCTCCAGGTTTCAGACTGCATGTGAAATTTTTCAGGTTTCTCTGGAATTCTTCCTTAGTTTTGCTAACTACGTTTAATTGCCAGAGACTGAGGACGCAGTCAACTTCAGGAAGCAGTTgcggattaaaaaaaatattttcacagTTATCCCATTTAATAACTCCTGcaattgtttttcttaattgctcttctttttcttgccatttatctctaaaatgaagcaaaaaaaattttagaatttcAAAGTATATATCAGGATAACAATCATGCAAATATGCAATTCTGTTATAATACAAATATCTACAAATCACATTGGAAAACAGACATAAGTATGAAATGATAGCTGAAAAACAAGGCCCTCGGACTTGGTCAGTATGCGATGCACCAGTTATACTCATGGTGTTCCATAGCAAGAGTAACATGAATTATACTAGCTGATCATCCACACTAcgataaagaaaaaaatctattgcaAAAGCAAGCGAGTATTTTTGTACGCAGGTATACAAAATGAAAGTTCAACGATTTTCCAAttacaggagattttttttttaaattgacacaaaacatttgtacagtacaacaaaatataaaaatgccTTGTGCTTCAGAACTTTCAATGCTAATATTAACATTTCTGTACATTACCTACTTAGTCAGTTTTACATGTAACTTTTAATAGTCAACATTTGTTAGTGAACTAAAGTATGCCTTCAAAAAATCCTCAAAGTGAATGTGAGGGCATATTTTACATAAAGCCACCAAAAATAGATGTTTGAATGGGAGGTTCATATTCTAATCTCTAAGCATACCAGTAACTTGCTTGTAGTGTCAATGTCAAGATCGGGAATCTATAAAAGGAGTGTGGAAGCATTTTTTTAGATTTGGCTTAGGCCTAAACCACGGGGAGGAGAGGGGTCTTGTGATTTATACCTTAAAATGCTCCTTAAAAGGGTATGAGCTATGTGGAAAGAGTCCCCAGGTTGAGTCTTCAGAGGAGTAGCTGATTGCATGGCTCTACATAACTATTAAGGATTTGTAGCTGAGtctttttgtgaattttttttttattgtaatgcaTATTTATATGGCTACATACAAATTAAGAGTGTGCAATATCTGAATGTGTTTTCAAAAGTTACTGAAAGTAAATCTACCTGTTCCCTTCAAACTCGCAGACTTTTTGTAAAGCAAAGGACCAGTCAGTGGctccttctttcttctccagCCATTCCTTAAAGTGTGTTATATTAGGATCTATAAATTCCACTTTGTACATCTTCTTAAATTGGTTGCTGGCTGAAATCAACTGATAGATTACTGCTGCTAGGCTTACATCAAGTAAAGTGTCTCCTTTTACTTTGCCTGTGATGGAGAATAAAAACAGATCAGAAATAAGCAAAAAGACACAGTGGAGCCAGGTAGAAGAAttacacaaaaaacaaaatgccCAAAAGGCAAATCAAGCCAACTAAGTTTCCCCTCTAAATATAGGTGTAATTAAAACATGAATTATTAGTTAACCTTGAAAAcaccaaagcagaaaaaaaaaaaactgaaaacctaCGTTGGCATAATAACCTAATTTAGGTAATACTCAAAGGGTACGTAGCCTTATGAATTAGGT
This window contains:
- the LOC136628716 gene encoding nicotinamide N-methyltransferase-like isoform X4 yields the protein MACSTLKHYYDEEFDPKLLDETHFSHGNIPIIEESVVYPVRILHELFCSGKVKGDTLLDVSLAAVIYQLISASNQFKKMYKVEFIDPNITHFKEWLEKKEGATDWSFALQKVCEFEGNRDKWQEKEEQLRKTIAGVIKWDNCENIFFNPQLLPEVDCVLSLWQLNVVSKTKEEFQRNLKNFTCSLKPGGQLILFSAVNMSYYVVGKYKFFALTVDRDFIRQTVIKTGFAIEKEHYLSRKVNSDLIAYDGMLCILARKQCECPI
- the LOC136628716 gene encoding indolethylamine N-methyltransferase-like isoform X1: MACSTLKHYYDEEFDPKLLDETHFSHGNIPIIEESVVYPVRILHELFCSDTYIHRESRIARMACSTLKQYDDEEFDPKLFLETYFTCENIPENMSFPMGILHELFCSGKVKGDTLLDVSLAAVIYQLISASNQFKKMYKVEFIDPNITHFKEWLEKKEGATDWSFALQKVCEFEGNRDKWQEKEEQLRKTIAGVIKWDNCENIFFNPQLLPEVDCVLSLWQLNVVSKTKEEFQRNLKNFTCSLKPGGQLILFSAVNMSYYVVGKYKFFALTVDRDFIRQTVIKTGFAIEKEHYLSRKVNSDLIAYDGMLCILARKQCECPI